Proteins from one Cryptomeria japonica chromosome 4, Sugi_1.0, whole genome shotgun sequence genomic window:
- the LOC131875237 gene encoding mRNA-decapping enzyme subunit 2-like, with amino-acid sequence MERNSTRSSTSFGYLYPSEEIMKELYVNFVQDMNPDEVDFMPSLMFQVEQAHWHYEDNIVDQDPRFKSLSIKDFTYLFFKSCDAFKIYHANHVDDILDEFKAFKHSVPVAGSIILDQSHQRCLLVKGWKSNSWSFPRGKREDPDEKDHICAIRETMEEVGYDISPFLNINDLIEHSEEKKRMVLYIIRGVDEKYPFEPRTKKEVSEIAWHPLQIMGKKHNKYFMVGPFLHKLEKWIKRNRLISSTTPLNEIGEICTIWKADKEQMNSTPRRFSVTPNVKINTPNPFQMGPSTPCRELQNSTPNSAQKRASTPSWSKSNLNNCSQRQVLVTRANKLSAVFMVLVIDKIFCIAFV; translated from the exons ATGGAAAGAAATTCCACTAGGAGTAGCACATCTTTTGGGTATCTTTATCCTTCAGAGGAGATCATGAAAGAATTGTATGTTAATTTTGTTCAAGATATGAATCCAGACGAAGTAGACTTCATGCCAAGCCTAATGTTTCAAGTAGAGCAAGCTCATTGGCACTATGAGGACAATATAGTAGATCAAGATCCTCGTTTCAAGTCCCTTAGCATAAAGGACTTCACCTATCTTTTCTTTAAGAGTTGTGATGCATTTAAAATTTACCATGCCAAccatgtagatgatatacttgatgAATTCAAGGCCTTTAAGCACTCCGTTCCAGTTGCGGGCTCAATAATTTTGGACCAGTCCCATCAGAGGTGTTTGCTTGTGAAGGGCTGGAAGAGTAATTCTTGGAGTTTTCCTAGGGGAAAGAGGGAAGATCCTGATGAAAAAGATCACATATGTGCTATTAGAGAAACCATGGAAGAGGTAGGATATGATATAAGCCCATTTTTGAATATCAATGACCTCATTGAGCATTCTGAAGAGAAGAAACGAATGGTTTTGTATATTATCAGAGGAGTGGATGAGAAATATCCTTTTGAACCAAGGACCAAAAAGGAAGTCAGTGAAATTGCTTGGCATCCACTCCAAATCATGGGAAAAAAACATAACAAGTATTTTATGGTTGGCCCATTTCTACACAAATTGGAGAAGTGGATTAAAAGAAATCGCTTGATCTCATCTACAACACCACTGAATGAAATTGGCGAGATATGCACTATTTGGAAAGCTGATAAAGAACAAATGAATTCGACTCCAAGGAGGTTTTCTGTAACACCCAATGTTAAAATTAATACTCCTAACCCTTTTCAAATGGGTCCTTCAACTCCATGTAGAGAGCTTCAAAATAGTACCCCTAATTCTGCTCAAAAGCGTGCTTCCACTCCTAGTTGGAGTAAAAGTAATCTCAATAATTGTAGTCAAAG ACAGGTTCTCGTTACACGGGCCAATAAGCTTTCTGCAGTTTTTATGGTTCTCGTTATTGATAAAATCTTTTGTATAGCCTTTGTCTAA